One Ranitomeya imitator isolate aRanImi1 chromosome 4, aRanImi1.pri, whole genome shotgun sequence genomic window, CTCTGCAGCCGCGTACCCCAATGCACCAGTGACACGTCTGTGTGACGTATATCATCACCTACCAGAGCCACAATGTCATACTGCCGCGAATAAAGCCCGGACACGCATCACCATGGAGCCCTGCGGGTGCCCTAGACAGGAGACCCCACACACCGCAAAGCATGCATGGTAAGGTAGTTCTTTCAGGACACGACCTACTGCGCATGCGTATGACCCGTTCCCAGGTTCTGCTCAGAGATCCCtgacagtggtggtggtggtgggcggaGTTTCTCCTGCACATCAGCCAATGGGCTTCTTCGGTGTGACGAACTGTGTCTGCCGCTGTGAGGAGAGGCAGCAACTGTGTGAGGGCTATGGTGCCCGCAGTCAAGATGGCCGTGTGAGGTGAAGTGAGGCCACGCCCAGTGTCGGTACACCGTGCAGCTGCAGCAGCCGTGAAGTGCGCCTCTCAGTTCAGTCAGCGCTGTGCGGCTTGGTTCGCATGGAGCgttttcacattttttcacttccagaaatacttttttttcttttaagaatttTTCTTCTGAAGCATCTTTacagcttttttatttttaatcacaTGGTATTTTGCAGCTTTTtgaacaaataaataaaataaagtctGGAGCGGAATCCTTGAGCAATTCTCTTCAGAGAAGTATGGCGGCGCTTTTTAGGAAGATTTTGAAGCGAATCTGCTTTAAATTCCTCCAAAAAAATACTTTCAAACGCTTTGAATGTTCTTATAAGAATCGATGTCGCTTCTCTGACGCTATCATTGAAATGGACGTTTTCGTAGGAGGAAAAATACAATCAAATTCCACTCCAGGAAAAACAGCTTTGCGTCCCTGAAACGTTTTTGAGGAGGTTTTAGGCATTGTTCACACTctgcggtttgtttttttttgtctgcaggcaaaacctgctttcttggcagtaaaaactCTTATGTCAAAATGCAGGTTCTGCTCTGTTTTAGCAGGTTTTTATGTGGAATAGATGGGATTTATCAGTGTTCACGTTTAATAAACTCCAAAACCTGTTTGTAGCATTTTTTTGCAGGGTTTTTGCAATTTCTCTTGCTTCCTAggagtgaaaaaatgctgaaagaaccgACATGCTGCAGACTTCAAAAACGCTGCCAAGTTCAATcaggaataataataaaataaaagcatGCACATGAGATTTCTGATATCTCGTAGCTTTTGCAGTTTCTTGTTTGCATAAGAACCAGCTGCATATGAAAATACccgtaaagagaacctgtcaataGAATCAACCTTCCTaaaccgtctatatgggcatgtaggtcataggaagctgaatactaTGACACCtttatatctgcgatctgatgtcttattccagataaaccgtttttcttatatgtaaatgagcttttaagatctatgggccggacatagatctccctgagaattacTCTCCAGAGAGAATTGTAAATGAAAAGGGCTGTTACTAGtgtaagacatgtaatgactgCCCTCCtgtaaaagtaccttcacactgagcaactttagaacgatagcgatccgtgacgttgcagcgtcctggatagcgatataattgtgtttgacacgcagcagcgatcaggatcctgctgtgccatcgctggtcggagctagaaggccagaactttattttgtcgctggatcacccgctgacatcgctgaatcggcgtgtgtgacgccgatccagcgatgtcttcacttgtaaccagggtaaatatcgggttactaagcgcagggccatgcttagtaacccgatgtttaccctggttacgcagGGACTttggtatcgttggtcgctggagagctgtctgtgtgacagctctccagcgaccacacaacaactaaacagcgacgctgcagcgatcggcatcgttgtctatatcgctacagTGTcggttaatgtgacggtacctttacatctcCTGTAAATTaacataatctctggaggcagattctcgtgtAGATCTATGTCCACCCCATAGATCtgagcagctcatttacatattagggaGAAGcggatttttctggaataaaatatcagatcgcagatatcaaggtatcatattATTCAACTTCGTATGACCTACATGCTCATGTAGAcgcatcctactgacaggttccctttatgggtatgttcacatgcagcgtattttgcactcctcaatttccataactccgactccacagtcctggtATTTTGTGTGCAAACAATAAACTGCAAAAGCTCTTTTCTTCATTGTTCCATCTTATTTCACTTCTTCTAACCATATTAGGATCagaagccttaggctactttcacacatcagggttTTTCATTCCGGCTGATTACGGCTCTTTTCTGAAAAACCAGAACcagtttttctccattgacttgtattagcgccggatggccctgCGTTCCTTccatttttttccggatccggcaaaaattttgattccggcgtctggaaaaagcgtctactgtaacgttttttgtctgcggcgaaaaaaaCAGAAGGGCCGAATCCGGCTCTtccggcttttcgctacaatgcatgtctatggacaccGGAATGCGCCGtatccggaaaaaggcggatccggcggcctgacccagttttttaatctgagcatgctcagaacctatagggctgccactaggacacatatataaaacaaagccattgaggccctcactcatttccagccatactgcaagagagccaacactctgccacaccctgccttccagcaagagcctagcctgcctgccttccagcaagagccttgcctgcctgccttccagcaagagtctAGCCTTCCTgctttccagcaagagccttgcctgcctgccttccagcaagagcctagcctgcctgccttccagcaagagcctagcctgcctgccttccagcaatagcctgcctgccttccagcaagagcctagcctgccttccagcaagagcctagctgcctgccttccagcaagagcctagcctgcctgccttccagcaagagccttgcctgcctgccttccagcaagagccttgcctgcctgccttccagcaagagcctagcctgcctgcctgccagcaagagcctagcctgcctgccttccagaaagagcctagcctgcctgcattccagcaagagccttgcctgcctgccttccagcaagagcctagcctgcctgccttccagcaagagcctagcctgcctgcctttcagcaagagccttgcctccctgccttccagcaagagcctagcttcCCTGccgtccagcaagagcctagcctgcctgccttccagcaagagcctagcctgcctgccagcaagagcctagcctgcctgcctgccagcaagagcctagcctgcctgtcttcttctgggagccctccctctagTCGGCAGCGCACTGAGGTGAATATATCTTTTTTTATACAATTTCTCGCTcaagctctctcgcgctctctctctgtttagctctctgtctagctctctctctctctgcctagctctctctctctctgtctagctctctctgtatgtatgtatgtatgtatatatatatatatatatttatatatatatatatatatatatatatatatatatatatatatatatatatatatatatatatttcaccatctttcatttttgtaggaagctgctgctgCAGGAGAAGAGGTGCTTCCGGAAGAAgactgaaggggtggagaaagatctggagtgggatcacaattggtatgtttctttcatacatcgcggaaccacaaaccacacactacacccaacacataaaaacaaaagattATAGAAAGAAgaatgcacacaacacatagaaacagaTCATTGGACACATCGCACAACATGAacagaatgatcattatagatatcaaaatGTACACAACACTTAAAAAGGCAAACTACAAGcacataattgttatgtttttcttttagagttcggattctggtgctccatcaagaggtcctccgagtggctcccagggtcgtcggcgtgcgaGTCGTGGCGGCCATCATCGTgtaagcagcttttttttttctttgtttgttttttggtattttctttatgttttgaatctaattttatttttttggccttttttataacaggcttcacagcgtgctcctgattcggacggtgaggaggtcggcctcaatattgacctcctcatcgatctgatccggGACAGGGAGTCACTGTGGAACATGGgttaccgccgccatgctgatgtcatagtgacccgcCGACTCTGGGAAAAAGTATGCCAACAGCTAGTTgagaactgggaggacctcgatgttcgggcccagaatcaagaacgtaattatacacagttcagttatgttgatgcattcaaagtattgtatcttaaccaatttgtgtttctcctttttttacaggtgagaggattgtgaagcggtggcggtctatcagggatcgctttaagaaggagttcaacaaagagatgcgggccctgaGTGGTTCTGGAAGACGCAGGAGCAGATAtaaatatgcccaagccctgtcgttcctcaggtcaacgatggtgacccgaaggtaaatattacccaccacatgtaataagcaatgttttacatgtctaaccctcttttgttgtttcagcaagggccatgcaatatcagtatattaattactttttttttctttgttccacagcactgtcgggagcactcgggagcctgcagctgtGTTGatcccttctggggcgatccctcaggagtccgccactgagggacacttcgacagtcccggcccctctgcaccttcccagccttccaacccatctgatccctcggtactatgcaccagcgctggagcatcctggccggttccattgcatgaatctgctggtgaggatatagcttttcctgtaccccactTCTCTGctactgccacctctagtacacctgtggcttcggggcagcagtggcagaggggtcaggtacagcgCTAtgtgcccgagttcttgcacctgaacgcatccttccagaactgtctcaaagttttgtccgagcaaatggctgcaggtttcaatttaataaataaaagcatacttgagttgcatacacttctgatAACGATGTGTTCAGAGGCAAGTCAGTCCGGTCGGTACTCGAGCAAATGGAGAAGCTAtctactgatcagcagatgcaagtaatggaagcctgccagtctactctagcgctcattaCCTCCAAAGCCACAGCACTTGCcacccctcctgcacctgccccccttcagccactgtccctcactacagccactaccatcctcctgacccatacCAGCAACGTACCCGAGCCCCGTCCCACCAACCTCACCATTACCCACATTGTGACCGTGCCCtgtcccaccatccagaccactaccagcatcccacccgtgccccttcccaccatccagaccagtatgaacatccctccccataccagtttccaacaacatcttccgcgcctcctctccctgcccactaccaccagactCATTCACCCGTCATGTTCCAACCCCCTTCTCCACCCCTCAACGCTTCAGCCTCCCAATCCTCACAAACCATCATGAacacccctccatcataccaaattcctaacctaacacccagtttcctgtccacccgttcacttgctttctccaccccttcaccactacctattgatccttccccaccaccaccaccacattcctctctccacactcccactttcGAAGTGTtcctatctgacagcccctccagcactatctccaccaCGACATATTCAAACCTTTAAGTTTTGGCACagccaaataaagtttattttatttttgtgttgccaaacagaattttattattgttttgttcAAAAAAAGTTGTAATAAAACAGTTTTTAAAGCAAATTTGTATTTTGTTTATAAGGTATAGTTAACACTTGGGTTAAAAATGGTTTATTGGTAGAGGTAAAATAcgttgggtagaacccaaacaggtacacaacttgggtaaaagaaggtaaaatactttgggtacaacccaaagaggtacacaacttggTTAAAAGATtttaaaatactttgggtagaacccaaagaggtacacaacttgggtaaaagaaggtaaaatactttgggtagaacccaaacaggtacacaacttgggtaaaagaaggtaaaatactttgggtacaatccaaagaggtacacaacttggttaaaagaaggtaaaatactttgggtagaacccaaagaggtacacaacttgggtaaaagtagGTCAAATACCGTTACAAGGTCAAAGACAAAttattcaaactctctcatcctgccagtcgattcttccttccggtgacataaagtattctgcgaattgatccctaatttgggaaactgttacagaacttctatacgttatgttgttataatcagccaaggtggtttcttcagagtggtccttaatggaaatctgttccttggaaatcacaaaattgtgcaggacaacacacgctttcactacctcgtc contains:
- the LOC138674262 gene encoding uncharacterized protein: MGYRRHADVIVTRRLWEKVCQQLVENWEDLDVRAQNQERERIVKRWRSIRDRFKKEFNKEMRALSGSGRRRSRYKYAQALSFLRSTMVTRSTVGSTREPAAVLIPSGAIPQESATEGHFDSPGPSAPSQPSNPSDPSVLCTSAGASWPVPLHESAGEDIAFPVPHFSATATSSTPVASGQQWQRGQVQRYVPEFLHLNASFQNCLKVLSEQMAAGFNLINKSILELHTLLITMCSEASQSGRYSSKWRSYLLISRCK